AGCGCCGCGAGCTTGCCGCCGCCATCGCAGACCTGAAGCGCCGGACTGGCGCTCCTCGCGTGGCGCTGGTCGGCAGCTCGCGCGGTGGCAATGCGATCCGCTACGTCATCAGGAATGGCGGCGCCGGCGATGTCAGCCACGCCGTCTTGTGCGGCACTCCCAATCACGGCGTGTTCGCAACCGACGATCAACTGAACAACGAGTTCAACGGCCGCGGCCCGTTCCTGCGCGGCCTGAACGAGGGCGAGAGCGAGGTGACGCCGGGCACGGCCTTCCTCACCTTGCGCAGCGACGGCATGGACAAATATGCGCAGGCCGACGGCCGCTTCATCGGCAAGCCCGGCACGCCGACCAATGTGACCAACGAGGGGCCGGAGCTGAAGGGCGCCACCAATCTCGTGCTCGGCGCGCTCGACCATCGCGAGGTGGCGTTCCACCCGCGCGCCTTCCGCGAGATCTACAAGTTCATCGCGGGACGCGAGCCGGCGCGGATCGCGATCATGCCGGAGCAGAGCGTCAGGCTGAGCGGCCTCGTCACGGGCACGCCGGGCGGCGCGCCGACCAATCGTCCGGTTGTGGGCGCAACCGTCGATGTCTTCCGCGTCGATCCCCAGACCGGCGAGCGCAATGGCAATGCGGTGCACAGCACGAAGACCGGAGCCGACGGCCGCTGGGGCGTGGCGCAGGTCGATCCTTCATGGTCGCTCGAATTCGTCCTGACCTCGCCGGAGGCGCCGACGACGCACATCTACCGCTCGCCCTTCCCGCGCTCGTCCGACGTCGTGCACCTCAGGCCTGCGCGCCCGCTCGGCCCGGCGGACAAGGATGCCGGCGCGGTCGTGATCATGTCGCGCCCGCGCGGCTATTTCGGCCTGCCGCGGGACGTGGTGCTGTTCGACGGCCAGGAGCCGGCCGACGTCAAGCCGGGCGTGCCCACGGATGCGGCAGCAACCTTGCGTCTTCCCGCCAGCGAGGTTGGGCGTAACATCGTGGCCCAATTTGGCGAAGAACGGATTGTGGCACGGCTCTGGCCTGCCGCCGAGAACAGGATTGCGATTGCCGAGCTGACTTACTAGCTATTGACCTGCGCCATATCTCTCGGGAGGGAGCCATGAATATCGCCAGCGTGCGTCGGCCCATCGTCCCTCCGGCACCGCCGCGTGCGCCCGACGACATGTCGTTCCTCGGCCGGGTCGCCGTGATCAGGCGCAACATGATCGCGACCTGGGGCCAGCGCGCCTATGAGGAAGAGGTCATCAAGGGCCGCTTCTTCCTCCGCAACAGCTTCATCCTGAACCAGCCGGATGCAATCCGGCACGTGCTGCTCAGCAATTACGAGAATTACACGCGCACGCCGGCCGGCATCCGCATGCTGCGCCCCGTGCTCGGCGACGGCCTTCTGATTGCGGAAGGCCATTCCTGGACGTTTCAGCGCCGCACGCTCGCGCCGGCCTTCACGCCGCGCGCGACCGCGAACCTCGTTCCGCACATGACCGCGGTGCTCGACGAGACCATCGCCAAGCTCGATACGCGCACGAGCGAGCCGGTCGATCTGCGCGAGGTCATGCAGCGCATGACGCTGGAGATCGCCGGGCGCACGATGTTCTCGTTCGGCATGGACCGGCACGGGCCGACCTTGCGCAACTTCGTCATGGAATATGCCGATCGGCTGGGACGGCCCTATTTCCTCGACATGGTGCTGCCGGTGTCCTGGCCGACCCCGATGGATCTTGCCCGCGCCCGTTTCCGCAAGCGCTGGACCGAGTTCGTCGCGACGCTGATCGCCGAGCGGCGCGCCGCAGGCAAGAAGGCGGACGCGCCGCCGCGCGACCTGTTCGATCTCATGGACGCCGCGCGCGATCCTGAAACCGGCAAGGGTTTTTCCGACGAACAGCTCGTCGACGAGGTCGCGACCATGATCCTCGCCGGTCATGAGACCACCGCGACCGCGCTGTTCTGGGCGCTCTATCTGCTCGCGCTCGATCCGGAGACGCAGGAGGAGGTGGCGCTCGAGACCCGCGGCGAGCATCTCGACAGCATGGCCGACATCGACCGGCAGAAATTCACCCGCGCGGTGATCGAGGAGACGATGCGGCTCTATCCGCCCGCCTTCCTTGTCGCGCGAGCGGCGCGCGAGAAGGACAACGCGGCCGGCGTCGAGATCGGCAAGGGCGACATCATCATGATCGCGCCCTGGCTGCTGCACCGGCACGAGAAGCTGTGGGACCAGCCGAATGCGTTCATTCCAAAGCGCTTCATGTCGGCGGAGGCGCCCGATCGCTTCGCCTATCTGCCGTTTGGCGCGGGGCCGCGCGTCTGCGTCGGCGCGCCGTTCGCGCAGGCCGAATCGGTGCTGGCGCTGGCGCGGCTGATCGGCGCGTTCCGCGTCGAGCTCGCCGATACGACAAATCCAGTGATTCCGCTCGGCGTCGTCACGACCCAGCCGGACCACTCACCCATGTTCCGCATCACGCGTCGGTGACAGGCGATGGCCTGGCCGATGGCGTGATCCAAGAGAGACAGAGTTGCGCCATGAGCGACATCCAGGCCCAGTTTTCCGTTCTGAAGCAGACCGCCGACGCCAAGGTGGTCGATGAGATCGCGCGGATGATCGCGGACGGCGAGGATCACGAGCTCAACCGCGTCAATGTCCTCGACTTCGCGAAGCACCATGGCGTCGACGAAGAGCACGCGATCTCCGCCTTCCTGCACGCGGCGCGGCTCGGATTGTTCGATCTCGGCTGGAACGTGCTGTGCCCCGGCTGCGGCGGCGTGCTGGGCGCCCACACGACGCTGAAGGCGCTCAAGCCGGACGATTATCACTGCGCGCTCTGCGCCTGCGGCTACAAGGCCTCGGTCGACGATCAGGTCGAGGTCTCCTTCACCGTGAATCCGCGCGTCCGGCGCATCGCCGCGCATGCCCCCGATACGCTGCCGGTGTGGGAGTATTTCAAGCAGGTGTTCTGGAGCTCTGGCGTCGACTTCAACAAGGAATCGTTCGCGACGCTGGCCAACGAGGTGACGCTGGATACGATGGAGCTGCCGGCCGGCGAGAAGGCGACGATGTCGCTGCAGCTGCCGAACGACTTCATCATCATCTTCGAGCCGGTGACGCACGCCGCCCAGTTCATCGACGTCCAGGGCGAGCCGACCAAGGATCGCCAGCAGCTCGCCATCATGTACAACAAGGTACAAGCGCCGACCGGGACCACGACGATGCGGCCGGGTCCGCTGCGGCTGTCGCTGGAGAACCAGGCCGGCGTGCGCGTGCTGCCGTCGGTGTTCATCGCGGCCGAGGCACTTCATCATCTCATCGGCAAGCGCAAGCCGTTCCTCACCGCCAAGCGCATGCTGTCGAACCAGACCTTTCGCGACGTGTTCAAGGCAGACAATCTCAGCCTCGATCAGCGGCTCCAGATCACCTCCCTCACCTTCCTGTTCACCGACCTGAAGGGCTCGACCGCGCTCTATGAGCGCGTTGGCGATCTCGCCGCCTTCGATCTCGTGCGCGCGCATTTCCACGCGCTGCTCGAGATCATCTCCTCCGAGAAGGGCGCGGTGGTGAAGACCATCGGCGATGCCGTGATGGCGACCTTCGTCCGTCCCGAGCACGCCATCGTCGCCGGCCTGCGGATGCGCGCGGCGATGGACGAGCTCAACAGGCAGCGCGGCACCGCCGACCTCATCGTCAAGATCGGTATCCACGAAGGGCCATGCCTCGCGGTGATGCTCAACGAGCGGCAGGATTATTTCGGTCAGACCGTCAACATCGCCGCACGCGTGCAGAGCCTCTCGACCGCGCAGGAGATCCACATCACCGGCCCGGTGCTCGATGCCCCAGCGGTCGCCGAGGTGCTGGAGCGGCGCGCGATCAAGCCGATCCAGAAGCAGGCCGCGCTGCGCGGCATCGCCGACAAGATGGTGGTGTACGAGATACCGTGAGGAGCTGACGGCGCTGCCACAATCTCCATCATTGCTTCGTCGCAACGGCTCCTCGCAATGACGTGCGCGCCACACTCTCTCCGCCGTCATGCCCGGGCTTGACCCGGGCATCCACGCCTACTCGCGGAAATACGTGGAAAGCCCGGACTTGACGGAGAGAACAGATTGCCGAAACGTAATGCGGCGCGCGGAGCTGCCGCACATTGCGCCGGTTGGGTTTCCCGCTCATATAATGCTGGTCACGGCCGCGCTTGTTGCGGCGTCATCGATTTCGGTAGGACCTTATATGCTCGACGGCCTGCGCCAATTCATCGCCGACATTGTCGCCCCGCATGATCAGAATCGCGCCTTCGCCGACAGCGATTATCGCCTGGCTGCGACGGCGCTGCTGGTCCACGTGGTGTCGCTGGACGGTCAGCCGACGGCGGCCGAGCAGCGCAAGCTGCACAGCCTGATCGAAAGCCATTTCGGGCTCGATCGCGGCACCGCGGACCGGCTGATCGCAGATGCGACCCAGGTCGAAGGCGAGGCGGTCGATCTCTACCATTTCACCAGCGTCATCATGCGCTCGCTCGACGAAGAGGGCCGCAAGCGCATCGTCCGGATGATGTGGGAGC
The genomic region above belongs to Bradyrhizobium arachidis and contains:
- a CDS encoding hydrolase; protein product: MKLSRRTILQGVGSLPFAVASLRTGALAQTAPAAQNVEVPPILFVHGNGDYDALWMTTLWRMESNGIARDRMMAINFTDPLARSDDKVEQAGRSSTEDQRRELAAAIADLKRRTGAPRVALVGSSRGGNAIRYVIRNGGAGDVSHAVLCGTPNHGVFATDDQLNNEFNGRGPFLRGLNEGESEVTPGTAFLTLRSDGMDKYAQADGRFIGKPGTPTNVTNEGPELKGATNLVLGALDHREVAFHPRAFREIYKFIAGREPARIAIMPEQSVRLSGLVTGTPGGAPTNRPVVGATVDVFRVDPQTGERNGNAVHSTKTGADGRWGVAQVDPSWSLEFVLTSPEAPTTHIYRSPFPRSSDVVHLRPARPLGPADKDAGAVVIMSRPRGYFGLPRDVVLFDGQEPADVKPGVPTDAAATLRLPASEVGRNIVAQFGEERIVARLWPAAENRIAIAELTY
- a CDS encoding cytochrome P450 — its product is MNIASVRRPIVPPAPPRAPDDMSFLGRVAVIRRNMIATWGQRAYEEEVIKGRFFLRNSFILNQPDAIRHVLLSNYENYTRTPAGIRMLRPVLGDGLLIAEGHSWTFQRRTLAPAFTPRATANLVPHMTAVLDETIAKLDTRTSEPVDLREVMQRMTLEIAGRTMFSFGMDRHGPTLRNFVMEYADRLGRPYFLDMVLPVSWPTPMDLARARFRKRWTEFVATLIAERRAAGKKADAPPRDLFDLMDAARDPETGKGFSDEQLVDEVATMILAGHETTATALFWALYLLALDPETQEEVALETRGEHLDSMADIDRQKFTRAVIEETMRLYPPAFLVARAAREKDNAAGVEIGKGDIIMIAPWLLHRHEKLWDQPNAFIPKRFMSAEAPDRFAYLPFGAGPRVCVGAPFAQAESVLALARLIGAFRVELADTTNPVIPLGVVTTQPDHSPMFRITRR
- a CDS encoding adenylate/guanylate cyclase domain-containing protein translates to MSDIQAQFSVLKQTADAKVVDEIARMIADGEDHELNRVNVLDFAKHHGVDEEHAISAFLHAARLGLFDLGWNVLCPGCGGVLGAHTTLKALKPDDYHCALCACGYKASVDDQVEVSFTVNPRVRRIAAHAPDTLPVWEYFKQVFWSSGVDFNKESFATLANEVTLDTMELPAGEKATMSLQLPNDFIIIFEPVTHAAQFIDVQGEPTKDRQQLAIMYNKVQAPTGTTTMRPGPLRLSLENQAGVRVLPSVFIAAEALHHLIGKRKPFLTAKRMLSNQTFRDVFKADNLSLDQRLQITSLTFLFTDLKGSTALYERVGDLAAFDLVRAHFHALLEIISSEKGAVVKTIGDAVMATFVRPEHAIVAGLRMRAAMDELNRQRGTADLIVKIGIHEGPCLAVMLNERQDYFGQTVNIAARVQSLSTAQEIHITGPVLDAPAVAEVLERRAIKPIQKQAALRGIADKMVVYEIP
- a CDS encoding TerB family tellurite resistance protein produces the protein MLDGLRQFIADIVAPHDQNRAFADSDYRLAATALLVHVVSLDGQPTAAEQRKLHSLIESHFGLDRGTADRLIADATQVEGEAVDLYHFTSVIMRSLDEEGRKRIVRMMWELVYADGQVTEFEDNVVWRASDLLGISQRDRIDLKHAIAERAGGQNGGQVKDDAIGG